The following are encoded together in the Actinobacillus lignieresii genome:
- a CDS encoding anaerobic C4-dicarboxylate transporter, which yields MSAMFLLQFAIVLLCILIGARVGGIGLGVFGGLGLAILSFGFGLKPAGLPIDVMFMIMAVVSAAAAMQAAGGLDYMIKIATNILRRNPKYITFIAPLVTWTFTVLAGTGHVAYSVLPVIAEVSRHNGIRPERPLSMAVIASQFAIVASPIAAAVVAVVAFLEPQGITLGNVLSVTMPATLLGLMLACVFVNKMGKELKDDPHYQKLLQDPEYVKANNTNTNLADIVIKPTAKLSVSLFLFGALLVVLMGAVPSLRPVFDGKPMGMAHTIEIVMLTIGALIIFFCKPDGNEITKGSVFHAGMRAVIAIFGIAWLGDTLMQGHMTEVKGMVSGLVETAPWAFAFALFILSVLVNSQGATVATLFPLAIALQIDPTVLIAVFVAVNGYFFIPNYGPIIASIDFDTTGTTRIGKYIFNHSFMLPGLLSMAFSIAFGLLLANILL from the coding sequence ATATCCGCAATGTTTCTTTTGCAATTTGCCATAGTTTTGCTATGTATTTTGATCGGTGCCCGGGTGGGTGGTATCGGTTTGGGTGTATTCGGTGGTTTAGGTCTTGCAATTCTTTCTTTCGGCTTCGGTTTAAAACCGGCGGGTCTGCCGATCGACGTAATGTTTATGATTATGGCGGTCGTATCTGCAGCGGCGGCAATGCAAGCTGCCGGCGGTTTAGACTATATGATTAAAATCGCTACTAACATTTTACGTCGTAATCCGAAATATATTACTTTTATCGCTCCGCTCGTTACTTGGACATTCACCGTGTTAGCCGGTACCGGTCACGTAGCATACTCGGTATTACCGGTTATCGCTGAAGTAAGCCGTCACAACGGCATTCGTCCCGAACGTCCGCTTTCAATGGCGGTAATCGCTTCACAATTCGCTATCGTTGCCAGCCCTATCGCCGCAGCGGTGGTTGCAGTAGTAGCCTTCTTAGAACCGCAAGGCATTACATTAGGTAACGTGCTTTCGGTCACCATGCCTGCGACATTACTCGGTTTAATGCTTGCCTGCGTATTCGTTAATAAAATGGGTAAAGAATTAAAAGACGATCCGCATTACCAAAAATTATTACAAGATCCGGAATATGTAAAAGCAAATAACACAAATACCAATCTTGCGGATATCGTAATCAAACCGACGGCAAAACTTTCCGTGAGCTTATTCTTATTCGGTGCATTGTTAGTCGTATTAATGGGTGCGGTGCCTTCATTACGCCCGGTATTCGACGGTAAACCAATGGGTATGGCGCATACGATTGAAATCGTTATGCTTACAATCGGTGCGTTAATCATCTTCTTCTGTAAACCGGACGGTAACGAGATTACTAAAGGTTCGGTATTCCATGCCGGTATGCGTGCGGTAATCGCCATCTTCGGTATCGCATGGTTAGGCGATACCTTAATGCAAGGTCATATGACAGAAGTGAAAGGTATGGTATCGGGCTTAGTAGAAACTGCGCCATGGGCATTTGCTTTCGCACTGTTTATTCTATCCGTATTAGTAAACAGCCAAGGGGCAACCGTAGCGACACTTTTCCCATTAGCTATCGCATTACAAATCGATCCGACAGTACTTATTGCGGTATTCGTAGCTGTAAACGGTTATTTCTTTATTCCTAACTATGGTCCGATTATCGCTTCAATCGACTTCGATACGACCGGTACCACTCGAATCGGTAAATATATCTTTAACCACAGCTTTATGTTACCGGGCTTATTAAGCATGGCGTTTAGTATTGCCTTCGGTTTATTATTAGCCAATATTCTACTTTAA
- a CDS encoding fluoride efflux transporter FluC: protein MTILWISLGAVLGAISRWQLGVWFNGFLSQFAFGTLLANLLGCFLIGIAIGLHLNDGQKLLFITGFLGSFTTFSSFSLEVSEKLLAEKYWQALSIISLHLIGGILCTVMGILLVRLFTSGRIS, encoded by the coding sequence ATGACTATTCTGTGGATTTCTCTCGGTGCGGTGTTAGGCGCAATTTCTCGTTGGCAATTAGGCGTATGGTTTAACGGTTTTCTCAGCCAGTTTGCCTTTGGTACATTATTAGCCAATTTGCTCGGTTGCTTCTTAATTGGAATCGCTATCGGACTGCATTTGAATGACGGGCAGAAGTTGCTGTTTATCACCGGTTTTTTAGGCAGTTTTACCACTTTTTCGAGTTTTTCGTTAGAAGTAAGTGAAAAGTTATTAGCGGAGAAGTATTGGCAAGCATTGAGCATAATCAGCTTGCATTTAATCGGCGGAATCTTATGTACGGTGATGGGAATCTTGTTAGTACGCCTTTTTACAAGCGGTCGGATTTCCTAA
- a CDS encoding MFS transporter: MNLQKLLLIRRFFSTLAFFSMQTVFFIYLQKKGLSNSEIAFSLSLLFFCNQALAILAGIWGDRYGLAKMMLLGCLLDVLAYIFFLSADNYGLLLLATTCFGLGSCLFGTNAKACLLALAGDEYSEKTRLQGKYLKVTSMSSMFAPLLVIPFIKFEQIELLIWVCFAMEAVLFVLMVKPFYQIQTLQTLVTFRFGQIREIITKEFLFVHLMLFIPLSIATSFFVIFPFLFDNKLAAPEHSPIALFVNGLMTVSLQSYFSRKINLTAKQTIWVAPLLAIGIIVPWFITLHYISLFSAYVYLVIFTVIEVYALTAMANLLVKFDNGANRGFIFGASRLLLSIATVVVMNLIPHLFLV, translated from the coding sequence ATGAACCTTCAAAAACTTTTATTGATTCGACGATTTTTCTCCACTCTTGCATTTTTCTCAATGCAAACCGTGTTTTTTATTTATTTACAGAAAAAAGGTTTAAGCAATAGCGAAATCGCTTTTTCGTTGTCCTTATTATTCTTTTGTAACCAAGCGTTGGCGATTTTAGCCGGTATTTGGGGCGATCGTTACGGCTTAGCAAAGATGATGTTGCTGGGCTGTTTGCTGGATGTATTGGCTTATATTTTTTTCCTCTCAGCGGATAATTACGGACTATTATTATTAGCCACAACTTGTTTTGGTTTGGGGAGCTGTTTGTTCGGCACTAATGCGAAGGCGTGTTTATTAGCATTGGCGGGCGATGAGTATAGTGAGAAAACTCGTTTGCAAGGCAAGTATCTGAAAGTGACCAGTATGTCTTCAATGTTTGCGCCGTTACTGGTGATTCCGTTTATTAAGTTTGAGCAAATCGAGTTATTAATTTGGGTCTGCTTTGCAATGGAAGCGGTGCTATTTGTGCTGATGGTCAAACCGTTTTATCAGATTCAAACGTTGCAAACTTTAGTGACATTCCGCTTCGGGCAAATTCGAGAAATTATTACCAAAGAATTTTTATTTGTGCATCTGATGCTGTTTATTCCGCTCTCAATTGCCACTTCGTTTTTTGTGATTTTTCCGTTTTTATTTGATAACAAATTAGCCGCACCGGAACATAGTCCGATTGCATTATTTGTGAACGGCTTGATGACGGTATCGCTGCAAAGTTACTTTTCGCGCAAAATTAATCTCACTGCGAAGCAAACCATTTGGGTTGCACCGCTGTTAGCGATTGGTATCATTGTGCCGTGGTTTATTACCTTGCATTACATTTCGCTGTTTAGCGCTTATGTCTATTTAGTGATTTTTACTGTGATTGAAGTGTATGCGCTGACGGCAATGGCGAATTTGTTAGTGAAATTTGATAACGGTGCCAATCGAGGCTTTATTTTCGGTGCATCACGTCTGCTGCTTTCGATTGCGACGGTAGTGGTGATGAATTTAATTCCTCATTTGTTTTTGGTGTAG
- a CDS encoding anhydro-N-acetylmuramic acid kinase, with product MTKNLYLGVMSGTSLDGVDLCVMDFAKNPPKLTACGFTPMPEDLRTDLSHLLKSGETSLQKLGEIDHRLGLLYAESINRFLAEHQLSASDIQAIGCHGQTVWHSPNGNFPFTMQIGDMNLVAAHTGITTIADFRRKDMAVRGQGAPLVTAFHEGIFASPERLTVVLNIGGISNISVLAPQQPTIGYDVSVGNALMDSWIELHQAKRYDKNAEWAKTGTLIPALLDSLLDEPFFKLPAPKSTGRELFNLEWLAKKSANLTAYRPEDVQRTLAELTAQSVVNELKTLESEKQCLLLVCGGGARNPLLMQRFSELLPKWQVATTDEYGLDIDYVEAAAFAWLAYQRVHNLTSNLPSVTGAKQPVSLGVIYPK from the coding sequence ATGACTAAAAACCTCTACCTCGGCGTGATGTCCGGCACCAGCCTTGACGGCGTGGATTTATGTGTGATGGATTTTGCAAAAAATCCGCCAAAATTGACCGCTTGCGGCTTTACCCCAATGCCGGAAGATTTACGCACCGATTTATCGCACTTACTCAAAAGCGGAGAAACTTCCTTACAAAAGTTAGGTGAAATCGATCACCGTTTAGGCCTGCTGTATGCCGAAAGTATCAATCGCTTTTTAGCCGAACATCAGCTCAGTGCAAGTGATATTCAGGCAATCGGCTGTCATGGACAAACTGTCTGGCATTCTCCAAACGGCAACTTCCCGTTTACTATGCAAATCGGCGATATGAATTTGGTTGCCGCTCATACCGGCATTACTACTATTGCGGATTTTCGCCGTAAAGATATGGCAGTCAGAGGACAAGGCGCACCACTGGTTACCGCCTTTCATGAAGGGATTTTTGCCTCGCCGGAACGCTTAACCGTAGTACTAAATATCGGCGGTATTTCCAATATTTCGGTACTTGCGCCACAGCAACCGACCATCGGCTACGATGTGAGTGTCGGTAATGCACTGATGGATTCTTGGATAGAATTGCATCAAGCCAAACGCTACGACAAAAATGCCGAATGGGCAAAAACCGGAACACTGATTCCGGCATTGCTCGACAGTCTGCTTGACGAGCCTTTTTTCAAATTACCGGCACCGAAAAGCACCGGACGAGAATTATTTAACCTTGAATGGCTTGCAAAAAAATCGGCAAATTTAACCGCTTATCGTCCTGAAGACGTACAGCGTACATTGGCGGAACTTACCGCACAAAGTGTAGTAAACGAACTAAAAACCTTAGAAAGTGAAAAGCAATGCTTGTTACTTGTGTGTGGTGGTGGCGCACGCAACCCATTGTTAATGCAGAGATTTTCAGAATTACTGCCAAAATGGCAGGTGGCTACCACCGATGAGTACGGATTGGATATTGATTATGTCGAAGCCGCCGCTTTTGCGTGGCTGGCTTATCAGCGAGTACATAATTTAACGAGCAACTTACCAAGCGTAACCGGAGCAAAACAGCCGGTGAGTTTAGGGGTAATTTATCCTAAGTAA
- the murQ gene encoding N-acetylmuramic acid 6-phosphate etherase → MSEKNLLTALSKMITEQRNPNSMNIDQLSALELVKVINQEDKQVPLAVEKCLARIAQAVEKIVQAFQNGGRLVYIGAGTSGRLGVLDASECPPTYGVPPEMVVGIIAGGERALRHPIEGAEDNTEQGKAALQAVNFSQKDVLVGIAASGRTPYVIGALEYAKSLGATTVSIASNPNSAMAKIAKIAIDTVVGPEVLTGSSRMKSGTAQKLVLNMLTTASMVMIGKCYSNLMVDVQASNEKLKARAIKIVMEATECDRKVAENTLKIAENNAKLAIMMILSGSDKTTAEQLLSKHHGKLRQALVN, encoded by the coding sequence ATGTCAGAAAAAAATTTATTAACCGCGTTGTCAAAAATGATTACCGAACAACGCAATCCTAACTCAATGAATATCGATCAACTCTCTGCACTTGAGCTAGTGAAAGTGATCAATCAAGAGGATAAACAAGTCCCGCTTGCGGTGGAAAAATGTTTAGCGCGAATCGCTCAAGCGGTCGAAAAAATCGTGCAAGCGTTCCAAAACGGCGGACGTTTAGTCTATATCGGTGCCGGTACGAGCGGACGCTTAGGCGTATTGGATGCTTCGGAATGTCCACCGACTTACGGCGTTCCGCCGGAAATGGTGGTCGGTATTATTGCCGGCGGCGAACGTGCATTACGTCACCCGATTGAAGGAGCGGAAGACAACACGGAACAAGGCAAAGCCGCTTTACAAGCGGTCAATTTTTCACAAAAAGATGTATTGGTCGGCATTGCGGCAAGCGGACGTACGCCTTATGTTATCGGTGCGTTGGAATACGCCAAATCTTTAGGGGCAACCACGGTGTCGATTGCCAGCAACCCAAATTCGGCAATGGCAAAAATTGCAAAGATTGCGATTGATACAGTTGTGGGACCGGAAGTGCTGACCGGATCAAGCCGTATGAAATCCGGTACGGCACAAAAGCTGGTATTAAATATGCTAACCACCGCCTCCATGGTGATGATCGGCAAATGCTATTCCAATTTAATGGTTGATGTGCAGGCGAGTAACGAAAAACTTAAAGCTCGTGCGATAAAAATCGTGATGGAAGCCACCGAATGTGATCGAAAGGTTGCCGAGAATACGCTAAAAATTGCCGAAAACAACGCCAAATTAGCGATTATGATGATATTAAGCGGTTCGGATAAAACCACTGCCGAACAGTTACTTTCCAAACATCATGGAAAACTACGTCAAGCTCTCGTAAACTAG
- the prmA gene encoding 50S ribosomal protein L11 methyltransferase → MAWVQIRLNSTDKQAEQISDFLEEIGAVSVTFMDSQDTPIFEPLPGETRLWGNTDVVGLFDAETDMKAIVEALITSRLVEADFAHKIEQIEDKDWEREWMDNFHPMQFGKRLWICPSWREVPDPNAVNVMLDPGLAFGTGTHPTTALCLQWLDSLDLTGKTVIDFGCGSGILAIAALKLGAKQAIGIDIDPQAILASGNNAEANGVADRLQLFLAKDQPQDLQADVVVANILAGPLKELAPNIITLVKPQGDLGLSGILATQAESVCEAYAPDFNLDPVVEKEEWCRITGVKK, encoded by the coding sequence ATGGCATGGGTACAAATTCGTTTAAATAGTACGGATAAACAGGCTGAGCAAATCAGTGATTTTTTAGAAGAAATCGGGGCGGTGTCGGTAACTTTTATGGATAGTCAGGATACACCGATTTTTGAGCCGCTACCGGGTGAAACCCGTTTATGGGGTAATACGGACGTAGTGGGTTTATTTGATGCGGAAACCGATATGAAAGCGATTGTGGAAGCATTGATTACCAGCCGTTTAGTTGAAGCGGATTTTGCACATAAGATCGAGCAAATCGAAGATAAAGACTGGGAGCGTGAGTGGATGGATAATTTCCACCCGATGCAATTCGGTAAACGTTTATGGATTTGCCCAAGCTGGCGTGAAGTGCCGGATCCGAATGCGGTGAATGTGATGCTTGACCCGGGTCTTGCTTTCGGTACCGGTACGCACCCGACGACCGCACTTTGTTTACAATGGTTAGATAGCTTAGATTTAACCGGTAAAACGGTGATCGATTTCGGTTGCGGTTCAGGTATTTTAGCGATTGCGGCACTTAAACTCGGTGCAAAACAAGCGATCGGGATTGATATCGACCCACAAGCGATTTTAGCTTCGGGTAATAATGCGGAAGCTAACGGTGTGGCGGATCGTTTACAGTTATTCTTAGCGAAAGATCAACCGCAAGATCTACAAGCTGATGTGGTGGTGGCGAATATTCTTGCCGGCCCGCTGAAAGAGCTGGCACCAAATATCATTACCTTGGTGAAACCGCAAGGTGATTTAGGTTTATCCGGTATTTTAGCAACGCAAGCGGAATCGGTTTGCGAAGCCTATGCACCGGACTTCAATCTTGATCCGGTGGTAGAAAAAGAAGAGTGGTGCCGTATTACCGGCGTGAAGAAATAG
- a CDS encoding GNAT family N-acetyltransferase yields the protein MHAPELLSEQHIVRHFQCGEVVLDQWLQRTALKNQQNNASKTFVVCDENKQVMGFYCLSAGSVSHQFVAGALRRNMPDPIPVIILGRLAVDCSAQGKQLGVSMLKDAVLKSKTVANQIGVKALLVHALNQQAKQFYLKYGFSCSPIDEMVLMLKL from the coding sequence ATGCACGCACCGGAACTGCTTTCCGAGCAACATATTGTGCGACATTTTCAATGCGGTGAGGTCGTGCTAGACCAATGGCTACAACGTACTGCATTGAAAAATCAGCAAAATAATGCCAGTAAAACCTTTGTTGTGTGTGATGAAAATAAACAGGTGATGGGATTTTATTGTTTATCTGCCGGTTCGGTGAGCCATCAGTTTGTTGCAGGTGCCTTAAGACGTAATATGCCTGATCCGATTCCCGTGATTATTTTAGGTAGATTAGCGGTCGATTGCTCGGCACAGGGTAAGCAGTTAGGCGTATCGATGTTAAAAGATGCGGTCTTAAAATCGAAGACGGTAGCGAATCAAATCGGGGTAAAAGCATTGCTTGTTCATGCTTTAAATCAGCAAGCAAAACAATTTTATTTAAAGTACGGTTTTTCATGTTCACCCATTGATGAGATGGTTTTAATGTTAAAACTCTAA
- a CDS encoding DUF1778 domain-containing protein, with protein sequence MRTAPINLRAMPDQRDLIDYAASILGKTRSDFMLETACQAAQNVILDRTVFQLNEQAFEQFNRLLEQPTADNPGLDKLLNTKAVWE encoded by the coding sequence ATGAGAACGGCACCAATTAATTTAAGAGCGATGCCTGATCAGCGTGATTTAATTGATTATGCGGCGAGCATTTTAGGTAAAACACGTTCTGACTTTATGTTAGAAACCGCATGCCAAGCTGCCCAAAATGTGATTTTAGATCGTACTGTTTTCCAATTAAATGAGCAGGCTTTTGAGCAATTTAACCGATTGCTAGAACAACCGACAGCGGATAATCCGGGGTTAGATAAACTGTTAAATACCAAAGCGGTGTGGGAGTAG
- the tldD gene encoding metalloprotease TldD has product MLNQVSESLLAPSGLELSHLSKVLDHFANRQIDYADLYFQLSQDESWSLEDSIIKEGGFYIDRGFGVRAVSGEKTGFAYADQIGLSQLEQCATAARSITNASGQLSVKNFKQTNAIKRYASVNPLDTLSREQKVELLHLVDKVARAEDPRVIQVNAGLSAVYEEMLVAATDGTLAADIRPLVRLSVSVLVEENGKRERGSAGAGGRFGLNWFFEPQVVNGEMTGDTRAVYLAKEAVRMALVNLGAMPAPAGTMPIVLGAGWPGILLHEAVGHGLEGDFNRKESSLFTGKIGELVTSPLCTIVDDGTVPDVRGSITVDDEGVPSQRNVLIENGILKGYIQDKLNARLMGVASTGNGRRESYAHLPMPRMTNTYLTEGSHSFEEMIESVDYGIYAPHFSGGQVDITSGKFVFSTAEAYLIEKGKITKPVTGATLIGSGIDAMQQVSMVGKKMELDPGIGTCGKEGQSVPVGVGQPTVKLDKITVGGRG; this is encoded by the coding sequence ATGTTAAACCAAGTTTCAGAAAGCTTACTTGCGCCAAGTGGGCTTGAGTTATCGCACTTGAGTAAAGTGCTTGATCATTTTGCGAATCGCCAAATTGATTATGCGGATCTCTATTTTCAATTAAGCCAAGATGAGAGTTGGTCGTTAGAAGATTCGATTATCAAAGAGGGTGGTTTTTATATTGACCGTGGTTTCGGTGTGCGTGCAGTATCGGGCGAGAAAACCGGTTTTGCGTATGCAGACCAAATCGGCTTGAGCCAGCTTGAACAATGTGCAACCGCAGCCCGTTCGATTACTAATGCAAGCGGTCAATTATCGGTAAAAAACTTCAAACAAACGAATGCGATAAAACGTTATGCTTCAGTCAATCCGTTGGATACGTTAAGCCGTGAGCAAAAAGTTGAGCTACTCCATTTAGTAGATAAAGTTGCACGTGCGGAAGACCCTCGTGTGATTCAAGTCAATGCGGGGCTTTCAGCGGTTTATGAAGAAATGTTAGTAGCAGCAACAGACGGCACGCTTGCGGCGGATATTCGCCCGTTGGTGCGTTTATCGGTTTCAGTCTTAGTGGAAGAAAACGGCAAACGTGAGCGTGGTTCTGCCGGTGCCGGCGGACGTTTCGGCTTAAACTGGTTCTTTGAACCGCAAGTGGTTAATGGGGAAATGACCGGTGACACTCGAGCGGTTTATCTGGCGAAAGAAGCGGTACGTATGGCATTAGTCAATTTAGGCGCAATGCCGGCACCAGCCGGCACGATGCCGATTGTATTGGGTGCGGGTTGGCCGGGGATTTTACTCCATGAAGCGGTTGGGCATGGTTTAGAAGGCGATTTTAACCGTAAAGAATCTTCGCTATTTACTGGCAAAATTGGCGAACTAGTGACTTCACCGCTTTGTACTATCGTTGATGACGGTACGGTGCCGGATGTGCGAGGTTCGATTACGGTGGATGACGAGGGTGTTCCTTCGCAACGTAACGTATTGATCGAAAACGGTATTTTGAAAGGTTACATTCAAGATAAACTTAACGCGCGCTTAATGGGTGTTGCTTCAACCGGCAACGGTCGCCGTGAGTCGTATGCACACTTACCAATGCCCCGTATGACCAATACCTATCTCACAGAAGGCTCGCACAGCTTTGAAGAAATGATTGAGTCGGTCGATTACGGTATTTATGCCCCGCATTTTAGCGGCGGTCAGGTGGATATTACTTCGGGTAAATTCGTGTTCTCAACCGCAGAAGCTTATTTAATCGAAAAAGGTAAAATCACCAAACCGGTTACTGGCGCAACCTTAATTGGTAGTGGTATTGACGCTATGCAACAGGTTTCAATGGTCGGCAAGAAAATGGAACTCGACCCGGGTATCGGTACTTGCGGTAAAGAAGGACAATCCGTACCGGTCGGTGTAGGTCAGCCTACCGTGAAGTTAGATAAGATTACGGTTGGCGGACGAGGGTAA
- the tilS gene encoding tRNA lysidine(34) synthetase TilS gives MLLDTLQTQFRHYFPTQRNFVLGLSGGIDSIVLLHLLAELQLNLRAVHIHHGLSPNADSWAAFCEQVCKRLKIPFILQKVTVDRREGIEAGARAARYQAIGEIIQPNEVLVTAHHLDDQVETFLLALKRGSGIKGLSAMQAVGFWQNFTIFRPLLNMSKAQIEQYALQQQLTWIEDESNHDSHYDRNFLRNEVLPIVNQRWQHFSQMVARSAQHCAEQQMLLEELLAQELQRYADFSEKRLNIEAFPQFSLAKQQQLIRLWLEKCGAQMPSTAQLMQIIQQTIYADVDKNPQLKLADFWLRRYQHHLYLTGELLEPDDFCQPLFAQQSLTLPDGIGELQHLGDSIIYQKSGKIDRLLLPKALVNAPLQVKLTHQGKVKQYGKPMREEMKKRYQQAQVPVWLRKRIPLIFFHDQLVFICH, from the coding sequence ATGTTACTGGATACACTTCAAACACAGTTTAGGCACTATTTCCCGACTCAGCGGAATTTTGTGCTTGGCTTAAGCGGTGGTATTGATTCGATTGTGTTACTGCACCTGTTAGCCGAATTACAGCTCAACCTAAGAGCGGTACATATTCACCATGGGCTTAGTCCTAATGCCGACAGTTGGGCAGCTTTTTGTGAACAAGTTTGCAAGCGGTTAAAAATTCCGTTTATTTTACAAAAAGTCACGGTAGATCGCCGTGAAGGTATCGAAGCCGGTGCTAGAGCGGCACGTTATCAAGCAATCGGGGAAATTATTCAGCCTAACGAAGTGTTAGTGACCGCTCATCATCTTGACGATCAAGTGGAAACCTTCCTGCTTGCCTTAAAACGTGGCAGTGGAATCAAAGGACTATCGGCGATGCAAGCGGTCGGATTTTGGCAAAATTTTACCATTTTTAGACCGCTTCTTAATATGAGCAAAGCGCAAATCGAGCAATATGCATTGCAACAACAATTAACTTGGATTGAAGACGAAAGTAATCACGACAGCCATTACGACCGTAATTTTTTACGCAATGAAGTGTTACCGATCGTGAATCAACGTTGGCAGCATTTTAGTCAAATGGTAGCTCGTTCTGCGCAACATTGTGCCGAACAACAAATGCTATTGGAAGAATTGCTTGCTCAAGAATTGCAACGCTATGCGGATTTTTCGGAAAAGCGTTTAAATATCGAAGCTTTTCCTCAATTTTCTTTGGCGAAACAACAACAATTGATCCGTTTATGGCTGGAAAAATGCGGCGCACAAATGCCAAGTACGGCACAGCTAATGCAAATAATTCAACAAACAATTTATGCGGACGTAGATAAAAATCCGCAGCTTAAATTAGCCGATTTTTGGTTGCGCCGTTATCAACATCATCTCTATTTAACCGGTGAATTGCTTGAACCGGATGATTTTTGCCAGCCGCTCTTTGCCCAACAATCGCTAACGCTACCGGACGGAATCGGTGAGCTACAACATTTAGGCGACAGCATTATTTACCAAAAATCTGGCAAAATTGACCGCTTGTTATTACCGAAAGCGTTAGTAAATGCTCCGTTGCAAGTAAAGTTGACGCATCAAGGTAAAGTCAAACAGTATGGTAAACCGATGCGAGAAGAAATGAAGAAACGCTACCAACAAGCGCAAGTTCCGGTTTGGCTACGCAAACGCATACCGCTTATTTTTTTCCACGATCAGTTAGTTTTTATATGCCATTAA
- a CDS encoding DUF5389 family protein has product MQKSSSKFNWALALLCLPCALWPLALLVSPKFSDLGLSPAQVNWFSITFWIYPLVLFVIALVLYKLHQSQKVLARGLLMLSFIGFYALLGYIIQSL; this is encoded by the coding sequence ATGCAGAAATCATCATCTAAATTTAATTGGGCATTAGCATTACTTTGCTTACCTTGTGCATTATGGCCGCTTGCGCTACTGGTTTCACCGAAATTCTCCGATTTAGGGTTAAGCCCAGCGCAAGTTAATTGGTTCTCGATAACTTTTTGGATTTATCCGCTTGTCTTATTTGTGATTGCGTTAGTGCTATATAAGTTACATCAATCACAAAAAGTATTAGCCAGAGGCTTATTGATGCTTTCTTTTATCGGATTTTATGCTTTACTGGGGTATATCATCCAATCTTTATAA
- the xerD gene encoding site-specific tyrosine recombinase XerD, with the protein MKNLDPIIEQFLETLWQEHGLSKNTSASYRLDLESFSEWLPTPKAFLTLDHFDLQSFLGERLEQGYKVTSSARMLSCLRKFFRFLYTENYRQDDPTLTLTSPRKPSHLPKSLSEEQVMDLLDSPNTLDPVELRDKAMLELLYATGLRVSELVSLSIDNLSLRQGVVRVVGKGDKERLVPIGEEAGYWIQEFFRYGRAILLNNLQSDVVFPSRRGQQMTRQTFWHRIKHYAVLAGIDSEKLSPHVLRHAFATHLVNHGADLRVVQMLLGHSDLSTTQIYTHVAKARLKSLHQQFHPRG; encoded by the coding sequence ATGAAGAATTTAGATCCTATTATTGAACAGTTTTTAGAGACTTTATGGCAAGAACACGGATTATCTAAAAATACTTCGGCTTCATATCGTTTAGATTTGGAATCTTTTTCCGAGTGGTTGCCGACACCTAAAGCATTTCTTACTTTAGATCATTTTGACTTACAATCTTTTCTCGGAGAAAGGTTGGAACAAGGTTATAAGGTGACGAGTTCGGCTAGAATGTTAAGCTGCCTACGTAAGTTTTTTCGTTTTTTATATACGGAGAATTATCGGCAAGACGATCCTACACTGACTTTAACTTCTCCTCGTAAACCGTCGCATTTGCCTAAATCTTTAAGTGAAGAGCAAGTAATGGATTTATTGGATAGTCCGAATACGTTAGATCCTGTCGAATTACGCGATAAAGCAATGTTAGAATTACTGTATGCAACGGGGTTACGTGTTAGCGAATTGGTATCGCTTAGCATAGATAATCTAAGCTTACGCCAAGGTGTGGTACGTGTTGTGGGGAAAGGCGATAAAGAGAGATTAGTACCGATAGGTGAAGAAGCCGGTTATTGGATTCAAGAATTCTTTCGGTATGGGCGTGCAATATTATTAAATAATCTACAATCAGATGTTGTTTTTCCAAGTCGCCGAGGACAGCAAATGACTCGCCAAACATTTTGGCATAGAATAAAACATTACGCCGTTTTGGCCGGTATTGATAGTGAGAAACTATCTCCACACGTATTGCGCCATGCTTTTGCCACGCATTTGGTTAATCACGGTGCCGATTTAAGGGTAGTTCAAATGTTATTAGGGCATAGTGATCTCTCTACGACGCAAATTTATACGCATGTCGCGAAAGCACGTTTAAAATCACTACATCAACAATTTCATCCGCGGGGATAA